A window from Streptomyces sp. NBC_00271 encodes these proteins:
- the murG gene encoding undecaprenyldiphospho-muramoylpentapeptide beta-N-acetylglucosaminyltransferase has product MHVVLAGGGTAGHIEPALALADALRRQDPTVGITALGTERGLETRLVPERGYELALIPAVPLPRKPTPELITVPGRLRGTIKAAEQVLERTKADAVVGFGGYVALPAYLAAKRLGVPIVIHEANARPGLANKIGSRYAAQVAVSTPDNKLRGARYIGIPLRRSIATLDRAAVRPEARAAFGLDPSLPTLLVSGGSQGARRLNEVVQQAAPYLQQAGIQILHAVGPKNELPQVHQMPGMPPYIPVPYVDRMDLAYAAADMMLCRAGAMTVAELSAVGLPAAYVPLPIGNGEQRLNAQPVVKAGGGLLVDDAELTPAWVQQNVLPVLADPHRLYEMSRAASEFGRRDADDLLVGMVYEAIASRHR; this is encoded by the coding sequence GTGCATGTCGTACTCGCCGGCGGGGGGACCGCCGGCCACATCGAGCCCGCGCTCGCCCTCGCGGACGCCCTGCGCAGGCAGGACCCGACCGTGGGGATCACGGCCCTGGGCACGGAACGCGGACTTGAGACCCGGCTCGTACCGGAGCGGGGTTACGAACTCGCGCTGATCCCCGCCGTTCCGCTGCCCCGCAAGCCCACACCCGAGCTGATCACCGTCCCGGGACGGCTGCGCGGCACGATCAAGGCGGCCGAGCAGGTCCTGGAGCGCACCAAGGCGGACGCGGTCGTCGGCTTCGGTGGCTATGTGGCGCTGCCCGCCTACCTCGCGGCCAAGCGCCTCGGTGTGCCGATCGTGATCCACGAGGCCAACGCACGGCCGGGCCTCGCCAACAAGATCGGTTCCCGGTACGCGGCGCAGGTCGCCGTCTCGACCCCGGACAACAAGCTGCGCGGCGCCCGCTACATCGGCATCCCGCTGCGCCGCTCGATCGCCACCCTCGACCGGGCCGCCGTGCGCCCCGAGGCGCGCGCCGCGTTCGGTCTCGACCCCTCGCTGCCGACCTTGCTGGTTTCCGGCGGCTCGCAGGGCGCACGGCGCCTCAACGAGGTCGTCCAGCAGGCGGCTCCCTACCTCCAGCAGGCCGGTATCCAGATCCTGCACGCGGTCGGCCCGAAGAACGAACTGCCGCAGGTCCACCAGATGCCGGGAATGCCCCCGTACATCCCGGTACCGTACGTGGACCGGATGGACCTCGCGTACGCCGCGGCCGACATGATGCTCTGTCGCGCGGGCGCGATGACCGTCGCCGAACTCTCCGCCGTCGGGCTGCCCGCCGCCTACGTCCCGCTGCCCATCGGCAACGGCGAACAGCGGCTGAACGCCCAGCCGGTGGTCAAGGCCGGTGGCGGTCTCCTTGTCGACGACGCGGAGCTGACACCTGCGTGGGTTCAGCAGAACGTGCTGCCCGTGCTGGCCGACCCGCACCGGCTGTACGAGATGTCCCGCGCCGCCAGCGAGTTCGGCCGCCGGGACGCCGACGACCTGCTCGTCGGCA
- the ftsW gene encoding putative lipid II flippase FtsW: MASSRTGRPPVQRAPRRPAGRPRPPRDNSLRLLVLRARKAWDRPLTAYYLIFGSSLLITVLGLVMVYSASMITALQLSLPGSFFFRKQFLAASIGTVLLLIAMRVPVKLHRALAYPILAGAVFLMILVQVPGIGMAVNGNQNWISLGGSFQIQPSEFGKLALVLWGADLLARKQDKGMLGQWKHMLVPLVPGAFLLLGLIMLGGDMGTAIILTAILFGLLWLAGAPTRLFGGVLAVAVTIGFILIKTSPNRMSRLACIGATEPGPNDTCWQAVHGIYALASGGLFGSGLGASVEKWGQLPEAHTDFIFAITGEELGLAGTLSVLALFAALGYAGIRVAGRTEDPFVRYAAGGVTTWITAQAVINIGAVLGLLPIAGVPLPLFSYGGSALLPTMFAIGLLIAFARDEPAARAALAMRQPRFGRKRAAVRGSAGAAGPRRWNTMRRRASAARSSGER; encoded by the coding sequence ATGGCCAGTAGCCGTACTGGCCGTCCCCCCGTCCAGCGTGCCCCACGGCGCCCCGCCGGACGCCCCCGTCCCCCGCGCGACAACTCCCTGCGCCTGCTCGTCCTGCGCGCCCGCAAGGCCTGGGACCGTCCACTCACCGCGTACTATCTGATCTTCGGCAGCAGCCTGTTGATCACCGTGCTGGGCCTCGTGATGGTCTACTCGGCCTCGATGATCACGGCGCTGCAGCTGTCGCTGCCGGGGTCGTTCTTCTTCCGCAAACAGTTCCTCGCCGCCTCCATCGGCACCGTGCTGCTCCTGATCGCCATGCGGGTACCGGTGAAACTGCATCGGGCGCTGGCGTACCCGATCCTGGCCGGCGCTGTCTTCCTGATGATCCTCGTGCAGGTCCCGGGGATAGGGATGGCGGTCAACGGCAACCAGAACTGGATCTCCCTCGGCGGCTCGTTCCAGATCCAGCCCAGCGAGTTCGGCAAGCTCGCGCTCGTGCTGTGGGGCGCCGACCTGCTCGCCCGCAAACAGGACAAGGGCATGCTCGGGCAGTGGAAGCACATGCTGGTGCCGCTCGTCCCGGGCGCCTTCCTGCTGCTCGGGCTGATCATGCTCGGCGGCGACATGGGCACGGCGATCATCCTCACCGCCATCCTCTTCGGGCTGCTGTGGCTGGCCGGGGCGCCCACGCGGCTGTTCGGCGGCGTGCTGGCGGTCGCCGTGACCATCGGTTTCATCCTGATCAAGACGAGCCCCAACCGGATGTCCCGGCTCGCCTGCATCGGCGCCACCGAACCCGGCCCGAACGACACCTGCTGGCAGGCCGTGCACGGCATCTACGCGCTGGCCTCCGGCGGATTGTTCGGTTCCGGCCTCGGCGCCAGTGTGGAAAAATGGGGACAACTCCCGGAAGCGCACACCGACTTCATCTTCGCCATCACCGGGGAGGAACTGGGCCTCGCGGGGACGCTGTCGGTGCTCGCCCTCTTCGCGGCTCTAGGCTATGCGGGTATCCGCGTGGCCGGACGCACGGAGGACCCCTTCGTGAGGTATGCCGCGGGAGGCGTGACCACCTGGATCACGGCCCAGGCCGTGATCAACATCGGTGCGGTGCTCGGTCTGCTGCCGATCGCCGGAGTCCCGCTCCCGCTGTTCTCCTACGGAGGGTCCGCCCTGCTGCCGACCATGTTCGCCATCGGGCTGCTGATCGCCTTCGCACGCGACGAGCCCGCTGCGCGGGCGGCGCTTGCGATGCGGCAACCCCGCTTTGGTAGAAAGCGTGCTGCGGTGAGAGGCTCCGCGGGGGCCGCGGGGCCTCGGAGATGGAACACGATGCGACGGCGTGCCTCGGCGGCGCGTTCGTCCGGAGAGCGGTGA